One genomic window of Halococcus sediminicola includes the following:
- a CDS encoding 23S rRNA (uridine(2552)-2'-O)-methyltransferase — MARRDEYYNKAKQQGYRSRSAYKLQQLDETADLFTDRSTVIDLGAAPGGWLQVAAERAPEGRIVGVDRQRIEAIDGVETRRGDLTDEDVRAELKADIGEADVVLSDMAPNMSGEYDLDHARSVHLARQALDVAREVLTPGGDLVVKVFDGRDLDGLEADIEGEFEYVRTVRPDASRDESSELYLVGKGRMTAPVEVGDELEVEITATGEEGDGIAKVDDYTVFVSDAEEGERVRVRIADVKPRFGFAERVD; from the coding sequence ATGGCGCGCCGGGACGAATACTACAACAAGGCAAAACAGCAGGGCTACCGCTCGCGGTCGGCCTACAAGCTCCAGCAGTTGGACGAGACGGCGGACCTCTTCACCGATCGCAGCACCGTGATCGACCTGGGCGCGGCACCCGGCGGCTGGCTCCAGGTCGCGGCCGAGCGCGCACCGGAGGGTCGCATCGTCGGCGTCGACCGCCAGCGCATCGAAGCGATCGACGGCGTCGAGACCCGCCGTGGCGATCTCACCGACGAGGACGTCAGGGCGGAGCTGAAGGCCGATATCGGCGAGGCGGACGTCGTGCTCTCGGATATGGCCCCGAACATGAGCGGCGAGTACGACCTCGATCACGCGCGCTCGGTCCATCTCGCCCGTCAGGCCCTGGACGTGGCTCGGGAGGTACTCACACCGGGCGGCGACCTCGTCGTAAAGGTGTTCGACGGCCGCGACCTCGACGGTCTGGAGGCCGACATCGAAGGGGAATTCGAGTACGTCAGAACCGTGCGGCCCGACGCCTCGCGCGACGAATCTTCGGAGCTCTACCTGGTCGGCAAGGGCCGCATGACCGCCCCCGTCGAGGTCGGCGACGAACTGGAAGTCGAGATCACCGCCACGGGCGAGGAGGGCGACGGGATCGCCAAAGTCGACGACTACACCGTGTTCGTCTCCGACGCCGAGGAAGGCGAGCGAGTACGGGTTCGCATCGCGGACGTGAAACCACGGTTTGGCTTCGCCGAGCGCGTCGACTGA
- the upp gene encoding uracil phosphoribosyltransferase produces MPISERDSASLITHALARDTLSRLRSTETEQVAFRKGLVKLGRICGYEIIDGAMETEYVSIQTPLAETTGERVKGLDDVVIVNVLRAATPFVEGLLKAFPRAKQGVISAGRDEEAGMTDGEFPISIDYTKLPEITENDTVIVADPMLATGSTMCTVLEHVLADAPEPEDLFVLSAVSAPDGLLRVGERFPEADLLTVSIDDRLDENGFIVPGLGDAGDRAFRTQ; encoded by the coding sequence ATGCCCATCTCCGAGCGCGATTCGGCCTCGCTCATCACCCACGCACTCGCACGCGACACGCTCTCACGGCTGCGAAGCACCGAGACCGAACAGGTCGCCTTCCGGAAGGGACTCGTCAAACTCGGGCGCATCTGTGGCTACGAGATCATCGACGGCGCGATGGAGACCGAGTACGTCTCGATTCAGACACCGCTGGCCGAGACCACCGGCGAGCGCGTCAAGGGTCTCGACGATGTCGTCATCGTCAACGTCCTCCGCGCGGCGACGCCGTTCGTCGAGGGGCTGCTGAAGGCCTTTCCACGAGCGAAACAGGGCGTCATCAGCGCCGGCCGGGACGAGGAAGCCGGCATGACCGACGGCGAGTTTCCCATCTCGATCGACTACACGAAACTCCCCGAAATCACCGAAAACGACACGGTCATCGTCGCCGATCCGATGCTCGCCACCGGCTCGACGATGTGCACCGTCCTTGAACACGTCCTCGCCGACGCGCCCGAACCCGAGGACCTGTTCGTGCTCTCGGCGGTGAGCGCCCCCGACGGCCTGCTTCGGGTCGGCGAACGGTTCCCCGAGGCCGACCTTCTCACCGTGAGCATCGACGACCGCCTCGACGAGAACGGCTTCATCGTGCCGGGACTCGGTGACGCCGGCGACCGCGCGTTCCGCACGCAGTAA